The region TCAGCGTCGTCTTCCCGTGGTCCACGTGCCCGATCGTCCCCACGTTCACGTGCGGCTTCGTCCGCTCGAACTTCGCCTTCGCCATCCCCGTCCTCCCGTCTCGCCCTCCGGGCGGGGCCGCCGCGCCCTACGCGCGCGCCGCCACCTGCCCCTTCACCTGCTCGGCGATCTGGGCCGGGACCTCCTCGTAGTGCGAGGGCTCCATGGTGTAGGTCGCCCGGCCCTGCGTGATGGACCGCACCGTCGTCGCGTACCCGAACATCTCCGCCAGCGGCACGATCGCCCGGACCACCCGGGCCGTGCCCTGCGCCTCCATGGCCACGATGCGGCCCCGGCGGGCGTTCAGGTCGCTGATCACCTCGCCCAGGTACGTCTCCGGGGTGATGACCTCCACCTTCATCATGGGCTCGAGCAGCACCGGGCCGGCCCGCTGCGCCGCCTCCTTGAAGGCCAGGGAGGCGGCGATCTTGAACGCCATCTCGCTGGAGTCCACCTCGTGGGCGGAGCCGTCGAGCAGCGTGGCCCGGACGTCCACGACCGGGTAGCCGGCCAGGATCCCCGCCTCGGCGGCCTCCCGCACCCCCGCCTCCACGGCCGGGATGAACTCGCGGGGGATGACCCCGCCGGTGATCCGGTCGACGAACTCGATCCCCTGACCGCGCGGCAGCGGCTCCAGCGCCAGGACGACGTGGCCGTACTGGCCCCGCCCCCCGGTCTGGCGGATGTAGCGCCCCTCCGCCCGCGCCGGGCCGCGGATGGTCTCCTTGTAGGCCACCTGCGGGCGGCCGACGTTGGCCTCGACCTTGAACTCCCGCAGCAGCCGGTCGACGATGATCTCCAGGTGCAGCTCGCCCATGCCGGCGATGAGCGTCTGGCCGGTCTCGCGGTCGTAGCGCACCTTGAAGGTGGGGTCCTCCTCGGCCAGCTTCGCCAGGGCGGCGGCGAGCTTGTCCTCGTCGGCCTTCGTCTTGGGCTCGACGGCCACGGCGATCACCGGCTCCGGGAACTGGATGGCCTCCAGCACGATGGGGGACTGCTCGTCGCACAGCGTGTCC is a window of Armatimonadota bacterium DNA encoding:
- a CDS encoding GTP-binding protein — its product is MAKAKFERTKPHVNVGTIGHVDHGKTTL